In Solanum lycopersicum chromosome 5, SLM_r2.1, the following are encoded in one genomic region:
- the LOC101249174 gene encoding protein SIEVE ELEMENT OCCLUSION B yields the protein MTSINPLNEKVSMNNPMTTNPMNNMSSGSAANMMHPISNPTTGHHINPLNAQINPHSVVKPVSHHDMIPASVVPAAHHTAPINPRTSNLAARLPHRRGDHHMFLTSDDNAMMKHIEETHIPDGRDFDVKPLVHIIEDIVHRATPIAGHVHEAKVQAHLEALEEKAPHSGLTDILNYLAYPIHRISMELISKCANKEDAHSTTMSLLHSLTTYAWDTKVVITFAAFAQQYGQFGLLAHQYTTNPLAKSVAIIMELPEIMSRQDVLKHKFDAIHDLIDKMLDVTKCIIEFRDVQTSHSQHVITQELEMLINTAHISTAAYWTMRAAVMCAAMILNLIAIGHEQISSTSESWELSSLTHKLANILDHLKKVLNLCHQKIEEKRQHDAFEALLRLLRTPHIDNMKILSILIHSRDDQLPLFDGTHKRRVSLDVLRRKHVLLLISDLDIAPEELFILHHMYAESKMQPNRPESNYEVVWIPVVDKRLTPWTEAKQMKFEEGQASMPWYSVAHPSMIDPAVIRCIKEVWGFKKKPQLVVLDPQGKESNNNAYHMLWIWGSLAFPFTKARETALWKEQSWNIELLADSIDQNIFTWISEGKCICLYGGEDIEWIRSFTSSTRAVANAARVPLEMLYVGKKNPKERVRKNSSIIQMENLSHVVQDQTLIWFFWERLESMWHSRTQQDIPGESDPILQEIVTILSYDGSDLGWAVFSRGLAEMTRGKGDLIVQVMKGFDRWRNEVSDITTFVPALDRQLRDLHSPHHCTRLILPSTSGHIPERVVCAECGRPMDKFIMYRCCIE from the exons ATGACAAGTATTAACCCATTGAATGAAAAAGTATCCATGAACAACCCAATGACTACAAACCCAATGAATAATATGTCAAGTGGATCTGCTGCCAATATGATGCACCCAATAAGTAATCCAACTACAGGCCATCACATCAACCCTTTGAATGCTCAAATAAATCCTCATTCTGTGGTCAAACCAGTGAGTCATCATGACATG ATACCAGCTAGTGTTGTACCTGCTGCTCATCATACAGCTCCGATCAATCCACGAACATCAAATCTAGCAGCTAGGCTTCCACACAGGAGAGGTGATCATCATATGTTTTTGACATCTGATGATAATGCAATGATGAAGCACATTGAAGAAACTCATATCCCAGATGGCCGTGACTTTGATGTCAAGCCTCTTGTTCATATTATTGAGGATATTGTGCATCGCGCTACTCCCATTGCTGGACATGTTCAT GAAGCTAAAGTTCAAGCACATTTGGAAGCATTGGAAGAGAAGGCTCCCCACAGTGGACTTACTGACATACTCAACTATTTGGCATATCCTATTCATAGAATTAGTATGGAG TTGATAAGCAAATGTGCTAACAAAGAAGATGCACACTCCACAACAATGTCACTGCTTCATTCACTCACAACCTATGCCTGGGACACAAAAGTTGTGATAACATTCGCGGCTTTTGCCCAGCAATATGGTCAATTTGGTCTGCTTGCTCATCAGTATACTACAAATCCTCTGGCTAAGTCTGTTGCAATCATCATGGAACTTCCAGAAATTATGAGTCGTCAAGATGTTCTCAAGCATAAATTTGACGCGATCCATGATCTGATCGACAAAATGTTGGATGTAACAAAGTGTATTATCGAGTTTAGAGACGTTCAAACGTCTCACAGTCAACATGTTATCACACAAGAATTGGAAATGTTGATCAATACGGCCCATATTTCCACTGCTGCTTACTGGACTATGAGGGCTGCTGTCATGTGTGCTGCTATGATATTGAATCTCATTGCCATTGGCCACGA GCAAATTTCTTCAACAtctgagtcttgggagttatctagttTGACTCACAAGCTAGCAAACATATTGGATCATCTCAAAAAGGTTCTTAACCTTTGTCACCAAAAGATTG AGGAGAAGAGGCAACATGATGCATTTGAAGCGCTTCTGCGACTCCTCAGGACACCTCACATTGATAACATGAAGATACTCTCAATCTTGATTCACTCCAGGGATGATCAACTCCCACTTTTTGATGGAACTCATAAGAGAAGG GTGAGTCTTGATGTTCTAAGGAGGAAGCATGTTCTACTATTGATCTCTGATCTAGACATTGCACCCGAAGAACTCTTTATCCTCCACCACATGTACGCTGAATCCAAGATGCAACCAAACAGGCCAGAGAGCAACTATGAGGTTGTATGGATCCCTGTGGTTGACAAGAGGCTAACACCGTGGACTGAagcaaaacaaatgaaatttgaagaagGACAAGCGTCAATGCCATGGTACTCAGTGGCACATCCATCGATGATCGATCCAGCAGTGATAAGATGCATTAAGGAGGTGTGGGGATTCAAGAAAAAGCCTCAGCTTGTTGTTCTTGATCCACAAGGCAAAGAATCAAACAACAATGCTTACCATATGTTATGGATTTGGGGAAGTTTGGCTTTTCCTTTTACTAAAGCTAGGGAAACAGCTCTGTGGAAGGAACAATCTTGGAATATTGAACTCTTAGCTGATTCCATTGATCAAAACATTTTCACTTGG ATAAGTGAAGGCAAATGCATATGCTTGTACGGAGGAGAAGATATTGAATGGATCAGATCATTCACCTCATCAACGCGAGCTGTTGCAAATGCAGCTCGCGTTCCACTAGAGATGCTCTACGTGGGGAAAAAGAACCCAAAAGAAAGAGTCCGGAAGAACAGCTCAATAATCCAAATGGAAAACTTGAGCCATGTGGTGCAAGACCAAACTCTAATTTGGTTCTTTTGGGAAAGGCTAGAAAGCATGTGGCACTCTAGGACTCAACAAGACATCCCCGGTGAAAGTGACCCGATCCTTCAGGAGATTGTGACGATTTTGAGCTATGATGGAAGTGATCTTGGATGGGCTGTATTCAGCCGCGGATTGGCTGAGATGACTAGAGGTAAAGGTGATCTGATAGTGCAAGTTATGAAGGGATTTGATCGTTGGAGAAATGAAGTGAGTGATATAACTACATTTGTTCCTGCATTGGACCGTCAACTTCGTGATCTTCATAGTCCACATCATTGTACTCGACTAATTCTACCGAGTACCTCTGGTCATATTCCTGAGAGAGTGGTTTGTGCTGAATGTGGCCGTCCAATGGACAAGTTTATCATGTATCGCTGCTGCATTGAGTGA